Proteins co-encoded in one Bremerella sp. TYQ1 genomic window:
- a CDS encoding A24 family peptidase, which produces MDWWANAIAAWVGLSLSVRLIILFLIGAVVGGQLNRAIYRWTWVPKNIDPWSKSHPDVPPRTFFDKVPIFGWFGLARESNVHGTAHWVQPMLIELGCGFFFAWYYHWVIGGELAPVTISVPMTAAALHALYLQHVVLVSFMVIATFVDFDSRTIPDYVTVPGFLIALGLCWVLPFVGLPIPNGPPFFGLASVGSEIEAIPLHAAALQAWPEAWNGSAAFAVGILLAIGWWFALCPKLIWFRGGVGKFFRYLVASFVRYSLNWFYLGMLVLLVAFVTAAWLWGGAAVWQSVFSALLGMAFAGLLIWLVRFFASLAMGQEAMGFGDVTLMCMIGAYIGWQPVMVIFFLAPFIACVFAVVNYLLTGDAYLAYGPYLCIGTLVSMIFWGRLWQQYGPLLSLGPWLPALFLALPVVLGGMLMAWVWIKFTFIYPDEA; this is translated from the coding sequence GTGGATTGGTGGGCAAACGCTATTGCGGCTTGGGTTGGACTGTCTCTTTCGGTACGGCTCATTATTCTCTTTTTGATTGGGGCGGTCGTTGGTGGCCAATTGAATCGGGCCATTTATCGATGGACATGGGTTCCCAAGAATATCGATCCTTGGTCCAAATCTCATCCTGATGTGCCCCCAAGAACCTTCTTCGATAAAGTACCGATCTTCGGTTGGTTTGGGCTCGCTCGTGAGAGTAACGTTCATGGTACCGCCCACTGGGTACAGCCGATGTTGATTGAGTTGGGCTGTGGATTCTTTTTCGCTTGGTATTATCACTGGGTAATCGGGGGAGAATTGGCTCCCGTCACGATCAGTGTGCCGATGACCGCTGCCGCTTTGCACGCACTCTATCTCCAACATGTCGTCCTGGTCAGCTTTATGGTGATCGCGACTTTTGTTGACTTCGACTCGCGAACCATACCAGACTATGTCACTGTGCCGGGGTTTCTGATTGCTCTGGGGCTTTGCTGGGTGCTTCCCTTTGTTGGCTTGCCGATACCCAACGGACCGCCGTTTTTCGGGCTCGCATCCGTTGGTAGTGAGATAGAAGCCATTCCGCTTCATGCGGCCGCGTTGCAAGCGTGGCCGGAGGCGTGGAATGGAAGTGCTGCGTTTGCTGTCGGCATTTTGCTGGCCATCGGTTGGTGGTTTGCCCTTTGTCCGAAGCTGATCTGGTTTCGAGGTGGCGTCGGAAAGTTCTTTCGGTACTTGGTCGCAAGTTTCGTTCGGTATTCGCTGAACTGGTTTTATCTTGGCATGCTCGTGTTGTTGGTGGCATTTGTCACCGCGGCATGGCTGTGGGGAGGGGCGGCCGTATGGCAGTCTGTCTTTTCGGCGTTGCTGGGGATGGCGTTTGCCGGGCTATTGATTTGGTTGGTGCGTTTCTTTGCGAGCTTGGCCATGGGGCAAGAGGCGATGGGGTTCGGTGATGTGACGTTGATGTGCATGATCGGCGCCTACATCGGTTGGCAGCCGGTGATGGTGATCTTCTTCCTCGCGCCGTTCATCGCCTGCGTTTTCGCTGTCGTGAACTATCTTTTGACCGGAGATGCTTACCTGGCCTACGGGCCGTATCTGTGTATCGGTACTCTGGTCTCCATGATTTTCTGGGGACGTCTTTGGCAGCAATATGGGCCACTTCTTAGCTTGGGACCTTGGCTTCCAGCGTTGTTTCTCGCGTTGCCGGTGGTGCTTGGTGGAATGTTAATGGCTTGGGTCTGGATCAAGTTCACGTTCATTTATCCGGATGAAGCGTAA
- a CDS encoding shikimate kinase codes for MNLALIGYRGTGKSHVARLLAEQLNWPMVDADIYVEQQAGKTIAEIFSENGESGFRDLESRALEQLTHDSRQILSLGGGVVLREDNRKRIADHCFTVWLTASPSEIVRRLSLDASTEARRPSLTGKSTCDEVEEVLTARLPLYQQCADITIDTAGLTPDQVTQSVLSQLPASLVEKE; via the coding sequence ATGAACCTAGCACTGATTGGTTACCGCGGGACCGGCAAGTCGCATGTCGCACGGCTACTCGCCGAGCAATTGAATTGGCCAATGGTCGATGCAGATATCTACGTCGAGCAGCAGGCTGGCAAAACGATCGCCGAGATCTTTTCCGAGAACGGTGAATCGGGATTCCGAGATCTGGAGTCACGAGCTCTCGAGCAACTGACCCATGACTCGCGGCAGATTTTATCGCTCGGAGGGGGAGTCGTTTTGCGGGAAGACAATCGGAAGCGAATCGCTGATCATTGCTTCACGGTCTGGCTAACGGCTTCTCCATCGGAAATTGTGCGTAGGCTTTCACTTGATGCTTCGACAGAAGCACGTCGTCCAAGTTTGACTGGAAAGTCGACTTGTGATGAAGTCGAAGAGGTCTTGACCGCTCGCCTGCCGCTCTACCAGCAATGTGCCGACATCACGATCGATACCGCTGGTCTGACGCCTGATCAAGTAACTCAATCGGTTCTGTCCCAACTACCTGCGTCCTTAGTCGAGAAAGAGTAG
- the aroE gene encoding shikimate dehydrogenase, whose amino-acid sequence MICVSIGRGRHKHVIAEHKHLVEQGAELCELRLDYINGTIKLKRLLDNRPSPVVITHRRERDGGRYAGDEQERQLVLRTAIAEGADYVDIEEDIAASIPRYGKTKRIISYHNFRETPIDLEGLHKRMQQMDPDIIKIATMANSPQDNVRILELARNSEIPTIGLCMGDMGMPSRILGGRFGCPFTYATSSNERTLAPGQIGFRQMIDLYRYEDITDETELFGVVADPVGHSLSPHLHNAAFSEQGMERRYLPFRVPREHLTMFLNEVCPRLGVKGLSVTIPHKEAAVKFLKRPDDAVKGIGATNTIIFDQQGPSGFNTDCDAAMESIDTMLPAERQGGSLEGMKVLMLGTGGVARGLVWSLIQRKADVVITGRTLENAQELAAHFKCRSIHWEDRGSVQPDILINGTPVGMHPNVNESPFEKRWIKPSMLVFDTVYNPEQTLLIKEARAVGAKVVTGVEMFVRQAALQFKHFTGIETSRDLMRSTLKRLTGAVRTN is encoded by the coding sequence ATGATCTGCGTCAGTATCGGCCGCGGCCGCCACAAACATGTTATCGCCGAGCACAAGCACCTCGTGGAGCAAGGGGCTGAGCTTTGCGAGCTTCGTCTTGACTACATCAACGGTACGATCAAGCTGAAGCGGCTGCTCGATAATCGCCCGAGCCCAGTCGTTATTACGCATCGACGTGAACGTGACGGTGGACGCTATGCTGGCGACGAACAGGAACGCCAATTGGTGCTGCGGACAGCAATCGCGGAAGGGGCAGACTATGTTGATATCGAAGAAGATATCGCTGCATCTATTCCGCGATATGGCAAGACCAAGCGGATCATCAGCTACCACAACTTCCGGGAAACGCCGATAGATCTTGAAGGGCTGCATAAACGGATGCAGCAGATGGACCCTGACATTATCAAGATCGCCACGATGGCGAATTCTCCGCAGGACAACGTGCGAATTTTAGAGCTCGCGCGAAACAGTGAAATTCCCACGATTGGACTGTGCATGGGAGATATGGGAATGCCGTCACGCATTCTCGGTGGACGATTCGGTTGTCCTTTCACTTACGCAACCAGTTCCAATGAGCGGACGTTGGCACCGGGGCAGATTGGATTTCGCCAGATGATCGATCTCTATCGGTATGAAGACATTACCGACGAGACCGAATTGTTTGGCGTCGTGGCAGACCCTGTCGGTCACAGCTTGAGTCCTCACTTGCACAACGCAGCTTTCAGCGAACAGGGGATGGAGCGGCGTTATCTTCCATTTCGTGTTCCTCGAGAGCACTTAACCATGTTCTTGAACGAGGTCTGTCCTCGTTTAGGCGTGAAAGGCTTGAGCGTAACGATTCCTCATAAAGAAGCAGCGGTTAAGTTCTTGAAGCGTCCTGATGACGCCGTCAAAGGCATTGGTGCGACGAATACCATCATCTTCGACCAGCAGGGCCCTTCTGGTTTCAATACCGATTGTGACGCTGCGATGGAAAGCATCGATACAATGCTCCCCGCTGAGCGTCAGGGAGGATCGCTAGAGGGGATGAAGGTGCTAATGCTCGGCACTGGAGGCGTCGCTCGAGGTTTGGTCTGGTCTTTAATTCAACGCAAAGCCGACGTCGTTATTACCGGTCGAACCTTGGAGAATGCCCAGGAGCTGGCAGCTCACTTCAAATGCCGCTCGATTCATTGGGAAGACCGAGGATCTGTTCAGCCTGACATTCTTATTAACGGAACGCCGGTCGGTATGCATCCGAATGTCAACGAGTCTCCTTTCGAGAAGCGTTGGATCAAACCAAGCATGCTTGTCTTCGATACCGTGTACAATCCTGAGCAGACGTTGCTGATCAAAGAGGCTCGCGCCGTCGGTGCGAAAGTCGTGACGGGTGTCGAAATGTTCGTTCGGCAAGCGGCTCTGCAATTCAAGCACTTTACCGGTATCGAAACGTCGCGCGACTTGATGCGTAGCACACTAAAACGATTGACCGGGGCGGTCCGTACGAACTAG
- the mutL gene encoding DNA mismatch repair endonuclease MutL, translated as MPKIQQLSASVVNKIAAGEVIERPASAVKELMENSLDAGSTRIDVTVEHGGTELIRIADNGCGVAPEDIALTIASHATSKIGNADDLFHVQTLGFRGEALASISEVSHFLLRSRTHDADCGSEMLVHGGSVQEAQPCGCPPGTIIEIRNLFYNTPVRKKFLKTTQTEFGHISEAFTRMALAHPHVHFTLKHGSRQVHDLPPSADLRDRVRVFFGEEIADQLIEVESENDRVTLRGFVGNPRFSRSNNRMQYLFLNGRFIKDRALQHALGEAYRGLLLTGRYPIAFLRMEMPPEMVDVNVHPTKLEVRFQDSGRIYSQLLGTLRTKFLTSDLDATYRPSNDESAATNMDSQKAENLREELVAWAKGAVDSEGSSTNAAPRRQADFDLDFRSDNHTPLQLTPINRSAVGAGSLPLPPIPSGVTPAHLRDQEDAEPEEQSDAIAEETQGGGIGFQQRAIQLHNRYLIAETDEGMAVIDQHALHERILYEELREKALARRLEVQRMLVPETLNLSAQEFAAVEGATETLQQIGIEVEAFGGDTILIRSYPAILGRRKPAEIVREVVDQLLTEGKNLEKRDLLDELLHMMSCKAAIKAGDRLSSEEIDALLELRHLCQDSHHCPHGRPTALVFTKEELDRRFQRT; from the coding sequence ATGCCGAAGATTCAACAGCTATCTGCAAGTGTCGTCAACAAAATCGCGGCAGGGGAAGTGATCGAACGCCCCGCGAGTGCCGTGAAAGAGTTGATGGAGAACTCGCTCGATGCCGGTTCGACGCGAATCGATGTTACCGTCGAACATGGTGGGACCGAACTGATTCGCATTGCGGACAACGGGTGTGGCGTCGCACCTGAGGACATAGCACTGACGATTGCCTCGCATGCGACTAGCAAGATTGGCAACGCAGACGATCTGTTTCACGTACAAACGCTGGGCTTTCGCGGTGAAGCTTTGGCTTCGATTTCCGAAGTGAGTCACTTTCTGCTGCGGAGTCGAACCCATGACGCCGATTGCGGTAGCGAAATGCTCGTGCATGGTGGTAGCGTTCAGGAAGCTCAACCGTGTGGCTGTCCGCCAGGTACGATCATCGAGATTCGCAACCTGTTCTACAACACGCCGGTTCGCAAGAAGTTCTTGAAAACCACCCAAACGGAATTCGGGCATATCAGCGAAGCGTTCACTCGCATGGCCCTGGCTCATCCGCATGTTCATTTCACATTGAAGCATGGCTCGCGTCAGGTTCATGATTTGCCGCCAAGTGCCGATTTGCGAGACCGCGTGCGTGTCTTTTTTGGGGAGGAAATCGCGGATCAGCTGATCGAAGTAGAAAGCGAAAACGATCGTGTCACGCTTCGTGGCTTTGTCGGCAATCCGCGTTTCAGCCGCAGCAATAACCGGATGCAGTACCTGTTTTTGAATGGACGGTTCATCAAAGACCGTGCGTTGCAGCATGCACTGGGGGAAGCTTACCGTGGATTGCTACTGACCGGCCGTTATCCGATTGCATTTCTCCGCATGGAAATGCCGCCGGAGATGGTCGACGTGAACGTGCATCCGACCAAGCTGGAAGTACGCTTTCAAGATAGTGGGCGAATCTACAGCCAACTTTTGGGAACGCTGCGAACCAAGTTCCTCACTAGCGATCTTGATGCAACGTATCGTCCGTCGAATGACGAATCGGCGGCGACCAATATGGATTCGCAAAAAGCGGAGAACCTAAGAGAAGAGTTGGTGGCCTGGGCGAAGGGGGCCGTCGATTCGGAAGGCTCGTCCACGAACGCGGCACCGCGTCGGCAAGCTGACTTCGACTTGGACTTTCGCTCGGATAATCACACGCCGCTTCAGCTGACGCCCATTAATCGTTCGGCCGTTGGTGCAGGTAGTTTGCCTCTTCCGCCCATTCCTAGCGGTGTTACTCCGGCTCATCTTCGCGACCAGGAAGATGCCGAGCCAGAAGAACAATCAGATGCTATTGCCGAAGAGACGCAAGGAGGTGGCATAGGTTTCCAGCAGCGGGCAATTCAGTTACACAATCGTTACCTGATCGCGGAAACTGACGAGGGAATGGCCGTCATCGATCAGCACGCGTTGCACGAACGCATTTTGTATGAAGAGCTACGCGAAAAGGCCTTAGCGCGTCGTCTGGAAGTGCAGAGGATGTTAGTCCCGGAAACGCTGAATCTTTCCGCCCAAGAGTTTGCGGCGGTGGAAGGGGCCACGGAAACACTCCAGCAAATTGGGATCGAGGTAGAAGCCTTCGGCGGGGACACCATCCTAATCCGAAGTTATCCGGCAATTCTCGGTCGCCGAAAGCCGGCGGAAATTGTCCGCGAAGTGGTCGATCAGCTACTTACCGAAGGCAAAAACCTGGAAAAACGGGATTTGCTGGACGAGTTGCTGCACATGATGTCGTGTAAAGCAGCCATCAAAGCGGGAGATCGGCTCTCAAGCGAAGAAATTGACGCTTTGCTTGAGCTTCGGCATTTGTGTCAAGATTCGCACCATTGTCCCCATGGTCGCCCTACCGCGTTGGTGTTCACGAAAGAGGAACTCGACCGGCGGTTCCAACGCACGTAA
- a CDS encoding OmpA family protein yields the protein MFRFCCLTIVSLALAGLGCNQNAAWRQQQVLAQQQTQAQIAEFERRASGLDASNQDLHSQLAQAQQQSKILQDELNLVRRQLNDTTSQLAQSQEIAKEREQKVQTLMASTQYRGGAVIRPNNSLTAEINKIQIPGVTARQDGDVLRIEIPADTLFQPGTNSLTANSDAILSQVTSTLQRDFPQNKIGVEGHTDNQPARAPYTSSHQLSASMAQTVFDQMTGRYGMNAARIVVVGHGANHPVVSNATPAGQQRNRRVDLVIYPQSDE from the coding sequence ATGTTCCGTTTTTGCTGTTTGACCATCGTCTCGCTAGCACTCGCTGGCTTGGGCTGCAATCAAAATGCAGCCTGGCGTCAGCAGCAGGTGCTTGCACAACAGCAAACCCAGGCTCAAATCGCCGAGTTCGAACGTCGAGCCTCCGGATTGGATGCGTCGAACCAAGATTTGCACTCGCAACTGGCTCAGGCTCAACAGCAGTCGAAGATCTTGCAAGACGAACTGAATCTCGTTCGTCGCCAATTAAACGACACAACCAGCCAGTTGGCTCAATCGCAAGAGATTGCTAAAGAACGCGAGCAAAAAGTCCAGACATTGATGGCTTCGACCCAATACCGGGGAGGGGCGGTTATTCGACCGAACAATAGTCTTACGGCCGAAATCAACAAGATTCAGATACCTGGAGTCACCGCACGTCAGGACGGAGATGTTCTTAGGATCGAGATTCCCGCGGACACGCTTTTCCAGCCAGGGACCAATTCGCTAACTGCTAACTCGGATGCGATTCTTTCCCAGGTTACCAGTACGCTACAGCGAGATTTCCCTCAGAATAAGATCGGTGTGGAAGGGCATACGGACAATCAGCCAGCGCGAGCTCCGTATACTTCCAGTCATCAACTTTCGGCCAGTATGGCTCAAACGGTGTTTGATCAGATGACTGGCCGATATGGTATGAATGCCGCTCGAATCGTCGTTGTGGGCCATGGTGCCAATCATCCTGTCGTCTCCAACGCGACCCCGGCCGGACAGCAGCGGAATCGCCGCGTTGATCTGGTTATCTACCCGCAGTCAGACGAATAG